A stretch of the Gossypium hirsutum isolate 1008001.06 chromosome D07, Gossypium_hirsutum_v2.1, whole genome shotgun sequence genome encodes the following:
- the LOC107955022 gene encoding BTB/POZ domain-containing protein At5g48130 yields the protein MFVFLLKALMFSVFDHFRCQETGLPLSIRVRVGERTFSLHKHPLFSKSGYFQKRLTESNELELPQDFPGGPETFEMIILFIYGSTTLVDPFNVAALRCAAEFLEMTEAYCTGNLCERFDLYLNQVVLQSWDDTLIVLQKCQMLLPWSEELLIVSRCIESLAFMACMEILDPERRDKPVVTLEALTGEAWNSETVKAIASKDLWIKDLIALPFGFFKRIIGSLRRQGMKEKYVTPIIVFYANKWVLSEKTHQYWENSGEKTADSDSDNNVSAILQRILDLLPIGEKASRAIPVGFYFAMLSRSLEFGLTSDRQVKLQDQIATMLHFAQVEDFLLPQIGTESISSSKELATMKTIFSTFASFNMETNPSPSASNSIVAELWDTYLSHMASDPQMEPNKFMELIELLPISYRQTHDQLYRAMNSYLQAHRDITQEEKGSVCKYLNCQKLSQEACIEAVQNELMPLRLIVQALFVQQLNTHQAFKECSDSLRFTGQFSGSLSSSRCPNSRPLDPEESPYKDAVESPNSKPLSLFLQDDLPAMGRNYESTSFRLQNLEQELMSLKKSLQWHEMSKKTNSNPNKSQCIKPYALERRSGSKRKNTLGEVTSCIGSVNFSSQRKYASRLIKIFRRLSLFGIRKSKRKTGASGLWAKSI from the exons ATGTTTGTATTTCTGCTGAAAGCACTTATGTTTTCGGTTTTTGACCATTTCAGGTGCCAAGAAACTGGACTTCCTCTTTCAATTCGTGTTCGAGTAGGCGAAAGAACCTTCAGCCTGCATAAG CATCCATTGTTTTCAAAGAGTGGATACTTTCAGAAGAGATTGACTGAATCGAATGAGCTTGAGTTGCCACAAGATTTCCCTGGAGGACCTGAAACATTCGAGATGATTATATTGTTCATCTACGGCTCCACCACATTGGTTGACCCTTTTAATGTGGCGGCCCTGAGGTGTGCAGCCGAGTTTCTTGAAATGACAGAAGCGTACTGCACCGGCAACCTCTGCGAGCGGTTCGATCTCTATTTGAACCAAGTGGTGTTGCAGAGTTGGGATGACACATTGATTGTTCTCCAGAAATGTCAAATGTTGCTCCCCTGGTCCGAGGAGCTGTTAATCGTGAGCCGGTGCATCGAGTCCTTGGCCTTTATGGCCTGCATGGAGATTCTTGATCCAGAGAGAAGGGACAAACCAGTTGTTACATTGGAAGCATTGACTGGTGAGGCTTGGAACAGTGAAACAGTGAAAGCAATAGCGAGCAAGGACTTATGGATCAAGGATCTCATAGCCCTACCATTTGGATTCTTCAAAAGGATAATTGGGTCCTTAAGAAGGCaaggaatgaaagaaaaatatgtgACTCCCATCATTGTTTTCTATGCAAATAAATGGGTACTCTCCGAGAAGACTCACCAATACTGGGAGAACTCAGGTGAGAAAACTGCTGACAGTGACTCAGACAACAATGTTTCTGCCATTTTACAAAGGATTCTTGATTTACTGCCAATTGGGGAGAAGGCCAGTAGGGCCATTCCTGTTGGATTCTACTTTGCAATGCTTTCTAGATCCTTAGAATTTGGTTTAACAAGTGACAGACAAGTGAAATTGCAAGACCAGATAGCAACTATGTTACACTTTGCCCAAGTGGAAGATTTCCTCCTCCCACAGATTGGAACAGAGTCCATTTCATCAAGCAAGGAATTGGCTACTATGAAGACCATATTTTCAACTTTTGCATCGTTTAACATGGAGACTAACCCTTCTCCTTCAGCAAGCAACTCCATTGTTGCAGAATTATGGGACACATACCTCTCCCATATGGCTTCTGATCCACAAATGGAGCCTAATAAGTTCATGGAACTCATCGAGTTATTACCCATATCTTACCGTCAGACACATGATCAGCTTTATAGAGCAATGAATAGCTACCTACAG GCACATAGAGATATAACACAAGAAGAGAAGGGATCAGTCTGCAAATACCTAAACTGCCAAAAACTTTCACAAGAGGCATGCATTGAAGCAGTTCAAAATGAGTTGATGCCACTGCGACTGATAGTCCAGGCTCTCTTCGTTCAACAGCTAAACACCCACCAAGCATTTAAAGAATGCTCCGACTCATTGAGGTTCACAGGTCAGTTCTCCGGCAGCCTGTCGAGCTCAAGATGTCCGAACTCAAGACCCTTAGACCCGGAAGAAAGTCCATACAAGGACGCAGTAGAGTCGCCAAACAGCAAACCTTTGAGCTTGTTCCTACAAGATGACCTTCCAGCAATGGGGAGGAACTATGAATCAACGAGCTTTAGACTACAGAACCTTGAACAAGAGTTAATGTCATTGAAAAAGAGCCTTCAATGGCATGAAATGTCGAAGAAAACAAATTCCAATCCCAACAAATCGCAGTGTATCAAACCGTATGCATTAGAAAGAAGATCGGGGAGCAAGAGAAAGAATACTCTGGGAGAAGTAACGAGTTGCATAGGCTCTGTAAATTTTTCTTCGCAAAGGAAATATGCTAGTAGGTTGATTAAGATCTTTCGTAGATTGTCGTTGTTTGGGATTAGAAAATCAAAGAGAAAGACAGGAGCTAGCGGCCTGTGGGCTAAGTCAATCTAG
- the LOC107956258 gene encoding OBERON-like protein, translating into MGTSSGSNINHQHSSKMLPPRQQPRPGSLQTSLSLVSSEHRLSPDAQEPRSNSDNVHESPTESASSQETWPTADAVTAKKMENGKIENDCPEQSVIRRVSSADKITLRDIARERVDVISEKMHRLPDELLDELKNQLKAILEGNGGSQNREEFLILQKLVQSRSDLTAKTLIRAQRAQLEILVAINTGIQAFLHPNISLSQTSLIEVFVYKRCRNIACQNQLPADDCTCELCANRNGFCNLCMCVICNKFDFEVNTCRWIGCDLCSHWTHTDCAIRDGQICMGPSVKSGSGPTEMLFRCRACNRTSELFGWVKDVFQHCAPAWDREALMRELDFVSRIFRGSDDPRGKKLFWKCEDLLEKMRGGQAESTACRSILIFFQELDMDSPTSLENGEGGRLIAPQEACNRIADVVQEAIRKMEMVADEKMRMFKKARLALDACDRELEDKAKEVAELKLERQKKKLQVEELERIVRLKQAEADMFQLKANEAKREAERLQRIALAKSDKSEEEYASSYLKLRLSEAEAEKQYLFEKLKLQESSRASQSSSGGDPSLMYSKIRDLLHGYNIIPAKTESQPNERHGFRANP; encoded by the exons ATGGGAACATCATCTGGTTCTAATATTAACCACCAGCATTCATCGAAGATGTTGCCCCCACGGCAACAACCACGACCAGGGAGCTTACAAACTTCGTTGTCCTTAGTCTCCTCTGAACATCGCTTGTCGCCTGATGCTCAAGAACCTAGATCGAACTCAGATAACGTTCACGAATCCCCAACTGAGAGTGCTAGCTCACAAGAGACTTGGCCTACTGCTGATGCTGTCACAGCAAAGAAGATGGAAAATGGGAAAATAGAAAATGACTGCCCTGAGCAATCTGTCATTCGTCGTGTTTCTAGTGCTGATAAGATAACTCTTAGAGACATCGCAAGAGAAAGAGTTGATGTGATCTCTGAAAAGATGCATCGCCTACCTGATGAACTTCTAGATGAGCTAAAGAATCAACTCAAGGCTATTCTGGAAGGCAATGGAGGGTCACAAAACAGGGAAGAGTTTTTGATTCTGCAGAAGCTTGTTCAAAGTAGATCTGATTTGACAGCAAAGACATTGATTAGAGCACAACGGGCACAGCTCGAAATCCTCGTTGCAATAAATACAGGAATTCAGGCATTCCTGCATCCAAACATCAGTTTATCCCAAACTTCCCTCATTGAGGTTTTTGTGTACAAAAGATGCAGAAACATTGCATGTCAAAACCAGCTACCTGCAGATGACTGCACCTGTGAACTGTGCGCCAATAGGAATGGTTTTTGCAATCTATGCATGTGTGTCATCTGCAACAAGTTTGATTTTGAAGTAAATACCTGCCGCTGGATTGGTTGTGATTTATGCTCCCATTGGACTCATACTGATTGTGCTATTCGTGATGGGCAAATTTGTATGGGCCCTTCTGTTAAAAGTGGATCAGGTCCTACTGAAATGCTTTTTCGCTGCCGTGCTTGCAATCGAACGTCTGAGCTGTTTGGTTGGGTCAAAGATGTCTTCCAACATTGTGCTCCAGCCTGGGATAGGGAGGCTCTTATGAGGGAACTTGATTTTGTTAGTAGGATTTTTCGCGGAAGTGATGACCCTAGAGGGAAGAAACTCTTCTGGAAGTGTGAGGATCTTTTGGAAAAAATGAGGGGTGGACAAGCAGAATCCACTGCTTGCAGATCGATATTAATATTTTTCCAAG AGCTTGATATGGATTCTCCGACAAGTCTGGAAAATGGGGAAGGTGGACGTCTGATAGCACCACAAGAGGCGTGCAATCGAATTGCAGATGTAGTCCAGGAGGCCATAAGAAAGATGGAAATGGTGGCTGATGAGAAGATGAGGATGTTCAAGAAAGCTCGCTTGGCTCTTGATGCTTGTGATCGGGAGCTTGAGGATAAGGCCAAGGAAGTAGCAGAACTGAAGCTGGAGAGACAAAAAAAGAAGCTGCAAGTAGAAGAGCTGGAGAGGATTGTCAGGCTTAAACAGGCAGAGGCTGATATGTTCCAGCTTAAGGCCAATGAGGCAAAACGAGAGGCTGAGAGGCTTCAAAGGATTGCACTTGCAAAATCTGATAAATCGGAAGAAGAGTATGCTAGCAGTTACCTGAAACTACGGTTGAGTGAGGCAGAGGCTGAGAAGCAATATTTGTTTGAAAAACTAAAGCTGCAGGAGTCCTCACGGGCATCGCAGAGTAGTAGTGGAGGTGACCCTTCACTTATGTATTCCAAAATCCGTGATCTGCTCCATGGGTACAATATCATCCCCGCTAAAACAGAGTCTCAGCCAAATGAGCGCCATGGTTTTAGAGCAAATCCCTGA